Below is a genomic region from Sinorhizobium meliloti.
GAGGGTCGCAGCGAGCCGCTTGTCCTCGTTGAAATAACGGGCCCGGTCCCAGAAATGCGGCCGGCCGATGCCGGTCGAGACGTGGCGGCCGACGATCCGGCCATTGGCGTCCTCGCCGTCGATCTCGTAGCGCATCAGGTCCTGGGTGATGATCACGTCGCCTTCCATGCCGGTGACCTCGGTGATGTGGGTGATCCGGCGCGATCCGTCACGCAGGCGCGAGGCCTGGATGATCACGTCCACCGAGCCGGAGATGATCTCGCGAACGGTCCTGGCCGGCAGGGTATAGCCGCCCATGGCGATCATCGATTCCATGCGGCTCAGGCATTCGCGCGGGGTGTTTGCGTGGATCGTTCCCATTGAGCCGTCATGGCCGGTGTTCATCGCCTGCAGCAGGTCGAAGACTTCCGGGCCGCGCACTTCGCCGACGATGATTCGCTCCGGGCGCATGCGCAGGCAGTTCTTCACGAGGTCGCGCATGGTGATCTCGCCCTCGCCCTCGATGTTCGGCGGGCGCGTCTCGAGCCGGACGACATGCGGCTGCTGCAGTTGCAATTCGGCCGAGTCCTCGCAGGTAATGATCCGCTCGGTGCTGTCGATATAGCGCGTCAGGCAGTTGAGCAGCGTCGTCTTGCCGGAGCCGGTGCCGCCGGAAATCACGATGTTGCAGCGGACGCGGCCGATGATCTGCAGCAGGACGGCGGCCTCGGGCGTGATCGAGCCGAAGCGCACCAGCTGCTCCAGCGTCAGCTTGTCCTTCTTGAACTTGCGGATGGTGAGCGCCGTACCGTCGATCGCGAGCGGCGGCGCGATGACGTTG
It encodes:
- a CDS encoding CpaF family protein, whose product is MFGKRGNEGPGKGGARGFSPAPPMPAVQPVPVERSAAPVLGETVAAPSRPQAAAPPQRRRAPRAEDYYDTKSQVFSALIDTIDLSQLSKLDIESAREEIRDIVNDIITIKNFAMSISEQEELLDDICNDVLGYGPLEPLLARDDIADIMVNGAGQIFIEVGGKVEESEIRFRDNGQLLSICQRIVSQVGRRVDESSPICDARLPDGSRVNVIAPPLAIDGTALTIRKFKKDKLTLEQLVRFGSITPEAAVLLQIIGRVRCNIVISGGTGSGKTTLLNCLTRYIDSTERIITCEDSAELQLQQPHVVRLETRPPNIEGEGEITMRDLVKNCLRMRPERIIVGEVRGPEVFDLLQAMNTGHDGSMGTIHANTPRECLSRMESMIAMGGYTLPARTVREIISGSVDVIIQASRLRDGSRRITHITEVTGMEGDVIITQDLMRYEIDGEDANGRIVGRHVSTGIGRPHFWDRARYFNEDKRLAATLDAMEKQQ